One Brassica napus cultivar Da-Ae chromosome C2, Da-Ae, whole genome shotgun sequence DNA window includes the following coding sequences:
- the LOC106381409 gene encoding F-box/LRR-repeat protein At1g48400-like has product MDRGLLELRLHAYAYVLLKRELLTSNTLVKLTLSGEYCVEVKRVYFPVLKSLSLEFLELAYPDYQRLLDFCPTLEELFVADDDDHSNPCCGAVVKSESLKRLVVSIDLPDSQEDHDSMLLDTPSLVYLKYTSYVFKEHDAVGLDLLVEARLDLSLWESTSDYDDDDDDEEEDDNETDDDDDDDDDDDDEPKMPIFGDVIKLVVGITNISTLHLSADSLETFHFCCESMPVFNNLLNLSIESDKEKGWQVMPILLKSCPSLHTFEIKGLVHRETNKCGDACACIPGKHKEGVEEVCCQLTCQVKVLEISDYIGSSQELKQMRHFLGKLKFLESVDVSIDADNDNSELLRNNLLTLPRISSKCNIQFI; this is encoded by the exons ATGGACCGTGGTTTATTGGAACTACGTTTGCATGCATATGCTTACGTTCTTTTAAAGAGAGAGTTGTTGACGAGCAACACTTTGGTTAAACTCACATTATCCGGTGAATATTGTGTTGAAGTCAAGCGTGTGTATTTCCCAGTGCTCAAATCACTGTCTCTTGAATTTCTGGAGCTTGCTTATCCCGACTATCAGCGCCTCCTCGATTTCTGTCCTACCTTGGAAGAACTATTCGTAGCTGATGATGATGACCATTCCAATcc ATGTTGCGGTGCTGTCGTGAAAAGTGAATCCCTCAAGCGGCTTGTGGTTTCTATCGATCTTCCTGATTCTCAAGAGGATCACGACTCAATGCTCTTGGATACACCAAGTCTTGTGTACCTTAAATATACTAGTTATGTTTTTAAAGAACATGATGCTGTTGGTTTGGATCTTCTTGTCGAAGCCAGACTAGATCTCAGCTTATGGGAGTCAACTAGcgattatgatgatgatgatgatgatgaagaagaagatgataatgaaactgatgatgatgatgatgatgatgatgatgatgatgatgaaccaaagATGCCTATATTTGGTGATGTGATAAAGCTAGTTGTGGGTATAACCAACATTTCGACCCTTCACTTGTCTGCTGATTCCCTTGAG ACGTTTCATTTCTGTTGTGAATCCATGCCGGTGTTCAACAACCTTCTCAATTTATCTATTGAGAGTGATAAAGAAAAAGGTTGGCAAGTAATGCCAATTTTGCTCAAGAGTTGTCCAAGTCTACACACTTTTGAAATCAAG GGACTTGTGCATAGAGAAACAAATAAGTGTGGAGATGCATGTGCTTGCATCCCCGGAAAGCATAAAGAGGGGGTGGAAGAAGTATGTTGCCAATTGACATGTCAAGTGAAGGTCCTAGAGATATCAGATTACATAGGTTCTTCTCAAGAGCTGAAGCAGATGAGACATTTCTTGGGCAAGTTGAAGTTTCTTGAATCTGTGGATGTGAGTATTGACGCAGACAACGACAATAGTGAGCTCTTGAGAAATAATCTGCTGACTCTCCCAAGAATTTCATCAAAGTGCAACATCCAATTCATTTGA
- the LOC106378171 gene encoding uncharacterized protein LOC106378171 yields MEDAQDLVEKLASAFQLRDLGLPKFFLGIEVARSTEGITINQRKYVLDMLEASGFSDCKPSSIPMEPNQKLSKEEGIVLEDKKQYRKLIGKLQYLTITRPDITFAVSKLSQFASEPRDIHLKALHKVLRYLKGSIGQGLFYGTDHNFDLRAFSDSDWGACTDDRRSVTGYAMFLGESLVSWRSKKHDTVSLSSAEAEFRVMCVASKEILWLTHVLKYLRVPFSLPAYLYGDNTAALHIASNFVFHERTKHVEFDCYKVRECLVKVAVSSLWVFCIKSVLLFLKELDAAVLPPDQPLNELTSSSCADSNTLSVKELGASLPPPPPPPPPPPYKPSAQGFVDFYPPPSQDPLTVWGAPPPGRSSWSPVAIKLPSTSILLPEPKPGKRSLYIQSPTPSNLEYRRTFHPPYTPSPTYSPTAPGGYSYSQSQDAMHAKPLLFAKIALHCYNLEKGTHFERLGLPRDYDQTLEARDPARNYTCRFETSVRLATENKDCFHVVTTRCRPLPPPPPPGEDGFQCGFDTLSVDELFKGNMPDWLPDDYATSTQLLLQYYEMKESEVEQAKEWLHLYAELALYTKKQTDPFMFERSKPLTRGVVDSLEKVELLDNAVFFITFKTSCGGVWKGIIRRTRDGIPEHLSLEAKCFM; encoded by the exons ATGGAAGATGCTCAAGATTTAGTAGAGAAGCTTGCATCCGCATTTCAATTGCGTGATCTTGGTCTTCCTAAATTCTTTCTTGGCATTGAAGTGGCGAGATCAACTGAAGGAATCACTATTAACCAGAGGAAGTATGTGTTAGATATGTTGGAGGCTTCGGGTTTCTCTGATTGTAAACCATCGTCTATACCCATGGAGCCGAATCAGAAGTTATCTAAGGAGGAGGGGATTGTTCTGGAAGACAAAAAACAATATCGGAAGTTGATAGGTAAACTCCAATACCTAACTATCACGAGACCTGATATCACTTTTGCGGTATCCAAGCTTTCTCAATTTGCATCTGAACCTCGTGACATTCATCTTAAGGCGCTTCACAAAGTCTTACGATATTTGAAAGGTTCTATTGGTCAAGGTTTGTTTTACGGTACAGATCATAACTTTGATTTGAGAGCCTTTTCAGATTCTGATTGGGGAGCGTGTACTGATGATAGAAGATCAGTCACAGGGTATGCCATGTTTCTTGGAGAATCACTAGTGTCTTGGAGATCGAAGAAACATGACACTGTTTCATTGAGTTCTGCAGAAGCTGAGTTTCGTGTGATGTGTGTGGCTAGTAAGGAGATTCTTTGGCTCACACATGTTTTGAAGTATTTGCGAGTTCCTTTCTCTCTTCCAGCTTATCTCTATGGTGATAACACAGCGGCACTTCACATCGCCAGCAACTTTGTATTTCACGAGAGAACCAAACATGTTGAGTTTGATTGTTATAAGGTTCGAGAGTGTCTTGTGAAGG TTGCCGTCTCCTCTCTTTGGGTATTTTGCATTAAGTCGGTGTTATTATTCTTGAAGGAACTCGATGCAGCTGTTCTACCACCAGACCAGCCGTTAAATGAATTAACATCATCAAGTTGTGCTGACAGTAACACATTGAGTGTTAAG GAACTCGGTGCTTCTCTACCGCCACCACCGCCGCCACCGCCGCCTCCGCCCTACAAGCCGTCAGCACAAGGTTTTGTTGACTTTTATCCACCACCATCTCAAGATCCTCTCACTGTTTGGGGAGCTCCTCCCCCCGGCCGCAGCAGTTGGAGTCCAGTGGCCATAAAATTGCCTTCTACTTCTATTCTTCTACCG GAACCCAAACCGGGCAAGCGGTCGTTATATATACAGTCACCAACTCCATCTAACTTGGAATATCGAAGAACCTTTCATCCTCCGTACACTCCGAGTCCAACTTATAGTCCCACTGCCCCTGGCGGTTACAGTTACTCTCAATCTCAGGATGCTATGCACGCCAAGCCACTGCTCTTTGCTAAAATCGCACTCCATTGCTACAATCTCGAAAAg ggGACACACTTCGAACGTTTGGGTCTGCCTCGAgattatgaccagaccttagaGGCAAGGGATCCAGCACGCAATTACACTTGCAGGTTTGAAACAAGTGTTCGGCTTGCCACTGAGAATAAAGATTGCTTCCATGTTGTCACAACCCGCTGCAGGCCCTTGCccccacctcctcctccag GGGAAGATGGATTCCAATGTGGATTTGACACACTCTCAGTGGATGAGCTTTTCAAAGGCAACATGCCCGATTGGTTGCCTGATGACTATGCCACTAGTACGCAGCTGCTCCTGCAATACTACGAG ATGAAAGAATCAGAGGTGGAACAAGCCAAAGAATGGCTTCATCTTTACGCTGAACTAGCCTTGTACACCAAGAAGCAGACGGACCCG TTCATGTTTGAGCGTTCAAAGCCCCTGACCAGAGGAGTTGTCGACTCTCTGGAAAAGGTCGAGCTGTTGGATAATGCAGTCTTTTTCATAACCTTCAAAACAAGTTGCGGTGGTGTGTGGAAAGGTATCATCAGGAGGACAAGGGATGGGATTCCAGAGCATCTATCCCTTGAAGCCAAGTGCTTCATGTGA